From a region of the Geothrix sp. 21YS21S-2 genome:
- a CDS encoding site-specific integrase, giving the protein MPAPKLKAPIIKLATKEEAVAKDRVSRGGLKKRGRYYHYRFEVEGHEYTGSTKQETLKEAKKELERQRQKIHHRTKGTPFNPLLSELITEWEKTQRADNHSEKHIANCSRLFKDHVYPVIKEHFNHETGDIKLDSFTDKMVEQIKIEYQKTHTEHGCNTLLRYVSGILKYGNKNYKIDIPAVSKLKAQKKPITYLDEEEIFTFLDHIDFKNSKAGNGAKVPLNVQISFAVRVMLFMGFREDEVLDMTWNNYNAKNMTYTLNQDTKGGESPTVAVPEEVAEWLPKLKVNGAYLLHQPDGSRHHEGYTSNPIRRASKKMGRNFGPHELRRTHGCMLAFLQTGAFTIQKALRHKSIATSQAYVDIANRVVAEAQGKMMENLRKNREARKQKADIEASKK; this is encoded by the coding sequence GCTGTAGCTAAAGACAGGGTATCCAGGGGCGGATTGAAGAAGAGAGGCCGATACTACCACTATCGATTTGAGGTAGAAGGCCATGAATACACAGGCTCCACCAAACAGGAGACCTTGAAAGAGGCTAAGAAAGAGCTAGAAAGGCAGAGACAGAAGATCCACCATCGGACCAAAGGAACACCTTTCAATCCCCTACTTTCCGAGCTAATCACAGAATGGGAGAAGACCCAAAGAGCGGACAACCATTCAGAGAAGCACATAGCCAATTGTTCCAGACTCTTCAAGGATCATGTCTACCCTGTCATCAAAGAACACTTCAACCATGAGACTGGAGACATCAAGCTTGATTCATTTACAGATAAGATGGTTGAACAGATTAAGATTGAATACCAAAAGACACATACTGAGCATGGATGCAATACGCTACTTAGATACGTGTCTGGCATTCTCAAGTATGGAAACAAAAATTACAAGATCGACATTCCAGCCGTATCCAAGCTCAAAGCGCAGAAGAAGCCAATCACGTATCTTGATGAAGAAGAAATATTTACTTTCTTGGATCACATTGATTTCAAGAACAGCAAGGCTGGCAATGGAGCCAAGGTCCCATTGAATGTCCAAATCAGCTTTGCTGTAAGGGTAATGCTCTTCATGGGATTCAGAGAAGATGAAGTGCTGGATATGACCTGGAATAATTACAATGCAAAGAATATGACCTACACCTTGAATCAAGACACCAAAGGCGGTGAATCTCCTACCGTAGCTGTTCCAGAAGAAGTAGCAGAGTGGTTGCCCAAGCTCAAAGTGAATGGAGCCTACCTACTGCATCAGCCGGATGGATCTAGGCACCACGAGGGATACACGAGCAACCCGATTAGACGAGCTTCAAAGAAGATGGGTCGTAATTTTGGGCCTCACGAGCTACGCAGGACTCACGGCTGTATGCTGGCCTTTCTTCAGACTGGAGCCTTCACCATCCAAAAGGCACTACGTCACAAGAGCATTGCCACTTCACAGGCATATGTGGATATAGCCAATCGGGTGGTAGCAGAGGCACAGGGAAAGATGATGGAGAACCTACGGAAAAATAGAGAGGCCCGGAAGCAGAAAGCAGATATAGAAGCAAGCAAAAAGTAA
- a CDS encoding PocR ligand-binding domain-containing protein: MPEAPRLQEILDLPRLQVLLDALFESAGIPSAIIGLEGQVLTASGWQEVCAKFHRLHPDAARDCLASDLGLAAGLTSAGKAQATCPRGLVDAAAPLVVEGRHLANVFTGQVLLEPPDPEAVKAQAAAFGFDGAAYGEAFARVPVLTRELIDRHLGFITRLAESMASQGMMQRRTQEARASLELSEERSRAILRTAMDGFWTADHGGRIRSVNDAYCAMSLYAREELLGQPIALVEAQEGPGEILDHIKAIRTGENNRFETVHRRKDGSLMPVELCVQALPDGDELFAFIRDIGPRRRAEAETLRLQNQLLQSQKMDSLGSMAGGIAHDMNNVLGAILGLASANLGAQPPGSPARLAFETIIKAAQRGGKMVRGLLDFARARPAEERELDLNELLHEEVALLERSTLSRVDLRLDLDPALRGIRGDPGALVHLLMNLCVNAVDAMGDAGTLTLRTRNADNDWVEVVVEDTGCGMSPEVLARATDPFFTTKDVGKGTGLGLAMVFRTVKAHRGQLDIQSEPGAGTQVRIRLPASAAAPGRPEPAAPRPAGDAAPMNVLVVDDDELIRCTMQVLLELLGTCPSTASTGEEALEALTLGPLPDVVILDMNMPGLGGSGTLPRLRERWPVPVLLATGHVDRAVLDLVDRFPAVVLLPKPYSLDDVKRGLEAARALAPGV, translated from the coding sequence TTGCCTGAGGCCCCACGCCTCCAGGAAATCCTCGACCTGCCCAGGCTCCAGGTCCTTCTGGACGCCCTGTTCGAGTCGGCTGGGATTCCGTCCGCCATCATCGGCCTGGAAGGCCAGGTGCTGACGGCCTCGGGCTGGCAGGAGGTCTGCGCGAAGTTCCACCGCCTTCATCCGGACGCGGCCAGGGATTGTCTCGCCAGCGACCTGGGCCTGGCCGCCGGGCTCACCTCCGCCGGGAAGGCGCAGGCCACCTGCCCGCGCGGCCTGGTCGACGCCGCTGCCCCCCTGGTGGTCGAGGGGAGGCACCTGGCCAACGTCTTCACGGGGCAGGTCCTCCTGGAGCCCCCGGACCCGGAGGCGGTGAAGGCCCAGGCGGCGGCCTTCGGGTTTGACGGGGCGGCCTACGGGGAGGCCTTCGCCCGGGTGCCGGTCCTCACCCGCGAGCTGATCGACCGGCACCTCGGCTTCATCACCCGGCTCGCCGAATCCATGGCCAGCCAGGGCATGATGCAGCGGCGCACTCAGGAGGCCCGGGCGTCGCTGGAGCTGAGCGAGGAGCGCTCCCGCGCGATCCTCCGGACCGCGATGGACGGCTTCTGGACGGCGGACCACGGCGGCCGGATCCGCTCCGTGAACGACGCGTACTGCGCCATGAGCCTGTATGCCCGCGAGGAGCTCCTGGGCCAGCCCATCGCCCTCGTGGAGGCCCAGGAGGGCCCCGGGGAGATCCTCGACCACATCAAGGCCATCCGCACCGGGGAGAACAACCGCTTCGAGACCGTGCACCGGCGCAAGGACGGCAGCCTCATGCCGGTGGAGCTCTGCGTGCAGGCGCTGCCGGACGGCGACGAGCTGTTCGCGTTCATCCGGGATATCGGCCCGCGCAGGCGCGCGGAGGCCGAGACCCTCCGGCTCCAGAACCAGCTCCTCCAGTCCCAGAAGATGGACAGCCTTGGCAGCATGGCCGGCGGCATCGCCCACGACATGAACAACGTGCTGGGCGCCATCCTGGGGCTGGCCTCGGCCAACCTGGGGGCCCAGCCCCCGGGCAGCCCGGCCCGCCTTGCCTTCGAGACCATCATCAAGGCGGCCCAGCGCGGCGGGAAGATGGTCAGGGGCCTGCTGGACTTCGCCCGGGCGCGGCCCGCGGAGGAGCGGGAGCTGGACCTGAACGAGCTGCTCCACGAGGAGGTGGCCCTCCTGGAACGCAGCACCCTGTCCCGGGTCGACCTGCGCCTGGACCTGGATCCGGCGCTCCGGGGCATCCGGGGGGACCCCGGCGCCCTGGTGCACCTGCTCATGAACCTCTGCGTGAACGCCGTGGACGCCATGGGGGACGCCGGCACGCTCACGCTCCGCACGCGCAACGCCGACAACGACTGGGTGGAGGTCGTCGTGGAGGACACGGGGTGCGGCATGAGCCCCGAGGTCCTCGCCCGGGCCACGGACCCGTTCTTCACGACGAAGGACGTGGGCAAGGGCACCGGCCTGGGGCTCGCCATGGTCTTCCGCACCGTGAAGGCCCACCGGGGCCAGCTGGACATCCAGAGCGAGCCGGGCGCCGGAACCCAGGTGCGGATCCGTCTGCCCGCCTCCGCCGCGGCCCCGGGCCGCCCGGAGCCCGCCGCCCCCCGCCCCGCCGGGGACGCCGCCCCCATGAACGTGCTGGTGGTGGACGACGACGAGCTGATCCGCTGCACCATGCAGGTGCTCCTGGAACTCCTGGGCACCTGTCCCTCCACCGCCTCCACCGGCGAGGAGGCCCTGGAGGCCCTGACCCTGGGCCCGCTGCCCGACGTGGTCATCCTGGACATGAACATGCCCGGCCTCGGGGGCTCGGGCACCCTGCCGCGCCTCCGGGAGCGCTGGCCGGTGCCGGTGCTGCTCGCCACGGGCCACGTGGACCGGGCCGTGCTGGACCTCGTGGACCGGTTCCCGGCCGTGGTTCTGCTGCCCAAGCCCTACAGCCTCGACGATGTGAAGCGGGGCCTGGAAGCCGCCAGGGCGCTGGCGCCCGGGGTGTGA
- a CDS encoding Fur family transcriptional regulator, which produces MSHAEHAHPQTPSLRAAGMRQTPQREAILKVLQTSDRPLTVEEIWERLEKGRSGVPTVYRNLERFVTEGWAESLQGQDQVMRFVLCRSSSHHHHLSCESCGRTVEVDACGIESSLAGMEKMSGYRITRHQLSLFGICPACSGANQG; this is translated from the coding sequence ATGTCCCACGCCGAGCATGCCCATCCCCAGACCCCCTCCCTGAGGGCCGCAGGCATGCGCCAGACTCCGCAGCGGGAGGCCATCCTCAAGGTCCTGCAGACCTCCGACCGCCCCCTGACGGTGGAGGAGATCTGGGAGCGCCTCGAGAAGGGCCGTTCGGGCGTGCCCACCGTGTACCGGAATTTGGAGCGCTTCGTGACCGAAGGCTGGGCGGAGAGCCTCCAGGGGCAGGACCAGGTGATGCGCTTCGTCCTGTGCCGCTCCTCCTCCCACCACCACCACCTTTCCTGCGAGTCCTGCGGCCGGACGGTGGAGGTGGACGCATGCGGCATCGAATCCAGTCTCGCCGGCATGGAAAAGATGAGCGGGTACCGCATAACCCGCCACCAACTCAGCCTCTTCGGCATCTGCCCCGCCTGCAGCGGAGCAAATCAGGGTTGA
- a CDS encoding nitrogen regulation protein NR(II), which produces MTPQETVPKAARDTAPPFLPLAFRLAASFGLAVLHLALPWEGPAPAEGLYLALLGALFLESVWEAARSHTRSGAPFATPAPAWIRINLILDLALVTLIIAFHGVDQERLATIYIFPVLASAFYLHISEIVAVGLLSSAAHIACVMLFTSGTLPPFGHSGPIGVEPYQLAYLLGFASLQIFGATLVVVVIRSHMEGLRTDLSRSEAAVDELSALYRRVFDSMFSGLITADLQGRITSANPAAEKILHSSLVPGSPIGPFGFGDLQDLGHQVKEQRFEISFQAADGDRRIVGGNLAPLLGFEGEPTGHLLVFQDLTDIKALEERTRISERMATVGELSSEMAHELRNPLASILGCVQLLKQGEPPRAMTERVLTILLRESERVSTIVTDFLDFTRPRPVRIQPIALGGVADELKASWETDPRTAGLALEVEEPPPAMVLGDPAWVHQVFINLLSNARKAVRDEPAPAIRVGFRIQGTFVSATVTDNGCGMPEERRRTIFMPFSSGFEEGTGLGMSLVFQFVQQMGWAIQVESEVGAGTTVTLKIPLAPGTFSPVAKYQ; this is translated from the coding sequence ATGACGCCCCAGGAGACGGTCCCGAAAGCGGCAAGGGATACCGCGCCGCCCTTCCTGCCCTTGGCCTTCAGGCTGGCGGCCTCCTTCGGCCTGGCCGTGCTCCACCTGGCCCTGCCCTGGGAGGGCCCGGCCCCGGCGGAGGGCCTCTACCTGGCCCTGCTGGGCGCCCTGTTCCTGGAAAGCGTCTGGGAGGCGGCGCGCAGCCACACCCGCAGCGGCGCCCCCTTCGCCACGCCGGCGCCCGCGTGGATCCGCATCAACCTGATCCTCGACCTGGCGCTGGTCACCCTCATCATCGCCTTCCACGGGGTGGACCAGGAGCGGCTCGCCACCATCTACATCTTCCCGGTGCTGGCCTCGGCCTTCTACCTGCACATCTCCGAGATCGTGGCGGTGGGCCTGCTCAGCTCCGCGGCCCACATCGCCTGCGTCATGCTGTTCACCTCCGGGACGCTGCCGCCCTTCGGCCACTCCGGGCCCATCGGGGTGGAACCCTACCAGCTGGCCTACCTCCTGGGGTTCGCGTCCCTGCAGATCTTCGGCGCGACCCTGGTGGTGGTGGTGATCCGCAGTCACATGGAGGGGCTGCGCACCGACCTGAGCCGCAGCGAGGCGGCGGTGGACGAGCTGAGCGCGCTGTACCGGAGGGTCTTCGACTCCATGTTCTCGGGACTGATCACCGCCGACCTGCAGGGCCGGATCACGTCGGCCAATCCGGCCGCGGAGAAGATCCTCCATTCCAGCCTCGTGCCGGGATCGCCCATCGGGCCCTTCGGGTTCGGGGACCTGCAGGACCTCGGCCACCAGGTCAAGGAGCAGCGCTTCGAGATCAGCTTCCAGGCCGCCGACGGCGACCGGCGCATCGTGGGCGGCAACCTGGCCCCGCTGCTGGGCTTCGAGGGCGAGCCCACCGGGCACCTCCTGGTCTTCCAGGACCTCACCGACATCAAGGCCCTGGAGGAACGCACGCGCATCTCCGAGCGCATGGCCACCGTGGGCGAGCTCTCCAGCGAGATGGCCCACGAGCTGCGCAACCCCCTGGCCTCGATCCTCGGCTGCGTCCAGCTCCTCAAGCAGGGCGAGCCGCCCCGGGCCATGACCGAGCGGGTGCTCACCATCCTCCTGCGCGAGTCCGAGCGCGTGAGCACCATCGTGACGGACTTCCTGGACTTCACCCGGCCCCGGCCGGTGCGCATCCAGCCCATCGCCCTGGGCGGCGTGGCCGACGAGCTCAAGGCCAGCTGGGAGACCGACCCCCGCACCGCGGGCCTCGCCCTGGAGGTGGAGGAGCCGCCCCCCGCCATGGTGCTGGGCGATCCCGCCTGGGTGCACCAGGTCTTCATCAACCTCCTGAGCAACGCCCGCAAGGCCGTGCGGGACGAGCCGGCGCCCGCCATCCGCGTGGGGTTCCGCATCCAGGGAACCTTCGTGAGCGCCACCGTGACCGACAACGGCTGCGGCATGCCGGAGGAGCGCCGCCGGACGATTTTCATGCCTTTCTCAAGCGGTTTCGAGGAGGGGACGGGGCTGGGCATGAGCCTGGTATTCCAGTTCGTCCAGCAGATGGGGTGGGCCATCCAGGTGGAGAGCGAGGTGGGCGCGGGCACCACGGTGACCTTGAAAATTCCGCTGGCTCCGGGAACCTTTTCCCCGGTCGCGAAATATCAGTAA
- a CDS encoding LSm family protein has product MNRKLIRPNLTAIKEKIGRTPKAATPADAPTVVKPPAEAVIAGSGGPNPDAASLPQGTSSPRRKIAPPEQTNAESFYYLKQMQAKTPMVIVLQDDEKLRGVIEWYDKHCLKINRVKEPNVVVPKHNIKYLYKADEEPRIRRSRGGKKDDASSPDVELPLYD; this is encoded by the coding sequence ATGAATCGCAAGCTCATACGCCCCAACCTGACCGCCATCAAGGAAAAAATCGGGCGGACCCCCAAGGCCGCGACCCCGGCCGATGCGCCCACGGTGGTCAAGCCCCCGGCGGAGGCCGTCATCGCCGGAAGCGGCGGGCCCAACCCCGACGCGGCCAGCCTGCCCCAGGGCACCAGCAGTCCCCGTCGCAAGATCGCGCCCCCCGAGCAGACCAACGCCGAGAGCTTCTACTACCTCAAGCAGATGCAGGCCAAGACGCCCATGGTGATCGTGCTCCAGGACGACGAGAAGCTCCGCGGCGTCATCGAGTGGTACGACAAGCACTGCCTGAAGATCAACCGCGTCAAGGAACCCAACGTGGTCGTCCCCAAGCACAACATCAAGTACCTCTACAAGGCGGACGAGGAGCCCCGCATCCGCCGCAGCCGGGGGGGCAAGAAGGACGACGCGTCCTCCCCCGATGTGGAACTGCCCCTCTACGACTGA
- a CDS encoding PdxA family protein — translation MPLPRIVVTLGDPCGIGPELLLRTLPELASGASVVVAGARAGVDLLAGGPVPFAWDGDHLVTGGCRIPWIDPTPQITPGDLALGRGGAASGLAAVEGVRAGALRVQAGLGDALVTLPLSKAAAHAAGFAIPGHTEFLQALAGSPITRMAFASPGLCVVLHTVHQSLRSVIEELDEAAVAETLSFAADRFAQLAGRPNLRIALCALNPHAGEGGAFGNEEELLVRALARAEAACGAGAWSGLPSPFPPGPAPAGWELYPGRPARTGDTLSFSGPHPADTVFLRAWRGEFDLVVALYHDQGLIPIKVLEPETAVNLTLGLPYVRTSPDHGTAFGIAGLWQADPANFLQAASLAARLARRARGDA, via the coding sequence ATGCCCCTGCCCCGCATCGTGGTCACGCTTGGAGATCCCTGTGGGATCGGCCCTGAGCTCCTGCTCCGCACCCTCCCGGAGCTGGCCTCGGGCGCCTCCGTCGTGGTGGCCGGCGCCCGCGCCGGCGTGGACCTGCTCGCGGGCGGCCCCGTGCCCTTCGCCTGGGATGGGGACCACCTGGTCACCGGCGGCTGCCGCATCCCCTGGATCGACCCCACGCCGCAGATCACGCCGGGCGACCTCGCCCTGGGCCGGGGCGGTGCGGCCTCGGGCCTCGCGGCGGTGGAGGGGGTGCGGGCCGGCGCCCTGCGGGTGCAGGCCGGCCTCGGCGACGCCCTGGTGACCCTGCCGCTCTCCAAGGCCGCCGCCCACGCGGCGGGCTTCGCCATCCCCGGGCACACGGAGTTCCTCCAGGCGCTCGCGGGCTCGCCCATCACGCGCATGGCCTTCGCGAGCCCGGGCCTGTGCGTCGTCCTCCACACCGTGCACCAGAGCCTGCGCTCGGTGATCGAGGAGCTCGACGAAGCCGCGGTGGCCGAGACCCTGTCGTTCGCCGCGGACCGCTTCGCGCAGCTCGCGGGCCGCCCCAACCTGCGGATCGCCCTGTGCGCCCTGAACCCCCATGCCGGCGAAGGCGGCGCCTTCGGCAACGAGGAGGAGCTCCTCGTGCGCGCCCTGGCCCGCGCGGAAGCCGCCTGCGGGGCGGGCGCCTGGTCCGGCCTGCCCTCCCCCTTCCCGCCGGGCCCGGCCCCCGCGGGCTGGGAGCTCTATCCGGGCCGCCCCGCCCGGACGGGGGACACCCTGTCGTTCTCCGGACCCCACCCCGCCGACACCGTCTTCCTGCGGGCCTGGCGCGGCGAGTTCGACCTGGTGGTCGCGCTCTACCACGACCAGGGCCTGATCCCCATCAAGGTCCTGGAGCCGGAGACGGCGGTGAACCTCACCCTGGGCCTGCCCTACGTGCGCACCTCACCCGACCACGGCACCGCCTTCGGCATCGCCGGCCTCTGGCAGGCGGACCCCGCGAACTTCCTGCAGGCAGCCTCCCTTGCGGCAAGGCTGGCGCGCCGCGCCAGGGGGGACGCGTGA
- a CDS encoding PAS domain-containing protein, whose translation MRSQDLLLALLLAVPPWVGFLTFRWKGRVGLSYGYFLGGILAILAIPWPALGTRGLPSAHLGGALLGFTFFLQANRDGRNGVRRLAVGVGGATFFAWLLGTTLGMDMRSVLAFWGTAMLEGSLWLLLSDLGYRLTKGRWLAIRMPAAGGAAFLTATAIYHVFTLGTPPLSWAASLLAGVLLGLVALHQLAWLRDQGIWVEGRGDGFRTALSALEGDRPPEGPTLAYAIEARQPMFLVNEKGMLLETNTAFSRLVGLPRYQMKGFLVQDLFQGQEAPTWDSLRAELLQDSRGRAVATLVRRDSGFQTVRLEAVAFDRNMALVWIADTGPGTLALRGDGVVPLYPPAPPPRHAAPHRLPAVPALEAMLPRLRLMLPEGITAALRIEPVTLLLEEEPLRRAATQMLLHGRQGLREGVVTLSLSAMTLAGRPWARLELELAGPGADWEGDFLGLSWLHKTVQECSGILEVNQDDRGFLTPRVLLPCLPAEAEAAPGLLEGRRIGIVHQDPAVRKELAAAVAEAGGAPAPFGDLRALLEASHRHAPPDVLVLERTRALERWQSRLCGLGGRDLPALLLDDGRPLPQGGRAPRRLALLEKPFPGPDFIPCILALLQ comes from the coding sequence GTGAGGAGCCAGGACCTGCTCCTGGCGCTCCTGCTGGCGGTCCCGCCCTGGGTGGGCTTCCTCACCTTCCGGTGGAAGGGGCGCGTCGGGCTCAGCTACGGCTACTTCCTGGGCGGAATCCTGGCCATCCTCGCCATCCCCTGGCCCGCCCTGGGCACGCGGGGCCTGCCTTCGGCCCACCTGGGCGGAGCCCTGCTGGGCTTCACCTTCTTCCTGCAGGCCAACCGCGACGGCCGCAACGGCGTGCGGCGCCTGGCGGTGGGGGTGGGCGGGGCGACCTTCTTCGCCTGGCTCCTGGGCACGACCCTGGGCATGGACATGCGCAGCGTGCTGGCCTTCTGGGGCACCGCCATGCTGGAAGGGAGCCTCTGGCTGCTGCTCTCGGACCTGGGGTACCGCCTCACGAAGGGCCGGTGGCTTGCCATCCGCATGCCCGCGGCGGGCGGCGCCGCGTTCCTGACGGCCACGGCCATCTACCACGTGTTCACCCTGGGGACCCCGCCGCTCTCCTGGGCCGCGTCGCTGCTCGCGGGCGTCCTGCTGGGGCTCGTGGCGCTCCATCAGCTGGCCTGGCTCAGGGACCAGGGCATCTGGGTGGAAGGGCGGGGCGACGGCTTCCGCACGGCCCTCTCGGCCCTGGAGGGGGACCGCCCCCCCGAGGGGCCCACCCTCGCCTATGCCATCGAGGCCCGCCAGCCCATGTTCCTGGTCAACGAGAAGGGCATGCTCCTGGAGACCAACACGGCCTTCAGCCGCCTGGTGGGGCTGCCGCGCTACCAGATGAAGGGATTCCTGGTCCAGGACCTCTTCCAGGGCCAGGAGGCGCCCACGTGGGACAGCCTGCGCGCCGAGCTCCTCCAGGACTCCCGGGGCCGGGCCGTGGCCACCCTGGTGCGGCGCGACTCGGGCTTCCAGACCGTTCGGCTGGAGGCGGTGGCCTTCGACCGGAACATGGCCCTGGTGTGGATCGCCGACACCGGCCCGGGCACCCTCGCCCTGCGGGGCGACGGCGTCGTTCCGCTCTACCCCCCGGCCCCCCCGCCCCGCCACGCCGCGCCCCACCGCCTCCCCGCCGTTCCGGCCCTGGAGGCCATGCTGCCCCGCCTCCGGCTGATGCTCCCCGAGGGGATCACCGCCGCGCTGCGCATCGAACCGGTCACCCTCCTGCTGGAGGAGGAGCCCCTGCGCCGCGCCGCCACCCAGATGCTCCTCCACGGCCGCCAGGGCCTGCGCGAAGGCGTGGTCACCCTGTCCCTTTCGGCCATGACCCTCGCCGGGCGCCCCTGGGCGCGCCTCGAGCTCGAGCTGGCCGGCCCGGGCGCGGACTGGGAGGGGGACTTCCTGGGCCTCAGCTGGCTGCACAAGACCGTTCAGGAGTGCTCCGGCATCCTGGAGGTGAACCAGGACGACCGCGGCTTCCTGACGCCCCGCGTGCTCCTGCCGTGCCTGCCCGCGGAGGCCGAGGCGGCCCCCGGGCTCCTCGAAGGCCGGCGGATCGGGATCGTCCACCAGGACCCCGCCGTGCGCAAGGAACTCGCCGCCGCCGTGGCCGAGGCCGGCGGCGCCCCGGCGCCCTTCGGGGACCTGCGGGCCCTCCTGGAGGCGTCGCATCGCCACGCACCCCCCGACGTCCTGGTCCTGGAGCGCACCCGCGCCCTGGAGCGCTGGCAGAGCCGCCTGTGCGGCCTGGGCGGCCGGGACCTCCCCGCCCTCCTCCTGGACGACGGCCGCCCCCTGCCCCAGGGCGGGCGCGCCCCCAGGCGCCTCGCGCTCCTGGAGAAGCCGTTTCCCGGGCCTGATTTCATTCCTTGTATCCTGGCCCTGTTGCAGTAG
- the glmU gene encoding bifunctional UDP-N-acetylglucosamine diphosphorylase/glucosamine-1-phosphate N-acetyltransferase GlmU, whose translation MPTIALVLAAGLGKRMKSALPKVLHPILGDPSLLWVLRALPEEVRHAVVVVHHGREQVEAALASWAAAGLLPCPATTVDQGEPLGTGHAVARAIPELDRLGAERVVILCGDVPLIRRETVAALTRAEASVLAMDLDDPAGYGRVVEADGALRAIVEHKDASEAVRAIRRVNGGAYALPWAPLREALGRLTNANAQGEYYLTDAVVDVASRVRVAVDLCEPAEMMGMNSRVDQAALQRFAQERVNRAWMEAGVTFLDPAATLVGPRVELGQDVLLAPGARLEGAVAVGAGSQVGQGCVITDSTLAEGVEVRPYCVINLSQVGPGAMLGPFAHLREGTVLDRGVHMGNFVETKKTHMHEGSKANHLSYLGDCEVGERTNIGAGLITCNYDGVNKHRTVIGKDVFVGSDCQLVAPITLGDGCLIGAGSTLTQDVPADAIALTRAPLTVREGGASRLRARLKAIKQGMKR comes from the coding sequence ATGCCGACCATCGCCCTCGTTCTCGCCGCCGGCCTCGGCAAGCGCATGAAGTCCGCCCTGCCCAAGGTGCTCCACCCCATCCTCGGCGACCCGTCCCTGCTCTGGGTGCTGCGCGCCCTTCCGGAGGAGGTGCGCCACGCCGTGGTGGTGGTCCACCACGGCAGGGAGCAGGTGGAGGCGGCCCTGGCCTCCTGGGCCGCCGCGGGCCTCCTGCCCTGCCCCGCGACCACCGTGGACCAGGGCGAACCCCTGGGCACCGGGCACGCCGTGGCCCGGGCCATTCCCGAACTGGACCGCCTCGGCGCCGAGCGGGTGGTGATCCTCTGCGGCGACGTGCCCCTCATCCGCCGGGAGACCGTCGCGGCCCTCACCCGCGCCGAGGCCTCCGTCCTGGCCATGGACCTGGACGACCCCGCGGGCTACGGCCGCGTGGTGGAGGCGGACGGCGCCCTGCGGGCCATCGTCGAGCACAAGGACGCCTCCGAGGCCGTGCGGGCCATCCGCCGGGTCAACGGCGGCGCCTACGCGCTGCCCTGGGCGCCCCTGCGGGAGGCCCTCGGCCGGCTCACCAACGCCAACGCCCAGGGCGAGTACTACCTCACCGACGCCGTCGTGGACGTGGCCTCCAGGGTGCGGGTGGCCGTGGACCTCTGCGAGCCCGCCGAGATGATGGGCATGAACTCCCGCGTCGACCAGGCCGCGCTCCAGCGCTTCGCCCAGGAGCGGGTGAACCGCGCCTGGATGGAGGCGGGCGTGACCTTCCTGGATCCCGCCGCGACCCTGGTGGGTCCCCGGGTGGAGCTGGGCCAGGACGTCCTCCTGGCGCCCGGCGCGCGCCTTGAAGGCGCGGTCGCGGTGGGCGCCGGCTCCCAGGTGGGCCAGGGCTGCGTCATCACCGACAGCACCCTCGCCGAAGGCGTCGAGGTGCGCCCCTACTGCGTCATCAACCTGTCGCAGGTGGGCCCGGGCGCCATGCTGGGGCCCTTCGCGCACCTGCGGGAAGGCACGGTGCTGGACCGGGGCGTGCACATGGGCAACTTCGTCGAGACCAAGAAGACCCATATGCATGAGGGCTCCAAGGCCAACCACCTGAGCTACCTCGGCGACTGCGAGGTGGGCGAGCGCACCAACATCGGCGCCGGTCTCATCACCTGCAACTACGACGGCGTCAACAAGCACCGCACCGTCATCGGCAAGGACGTCTTCGTGGGCTCGGACTGCCAGCTGGTGGCCCCCATCACCCTCGGGGACGGCTGCCTCATCGGGGCGGGCTCCACGCTTACGCAGGACGTGCCCGCGGACGCCATCGCCCTGACGCGGGCCCCGCTGACCGTGCGCGAGGGGGGGGCCAGCCGCCTCAGGGCCCGGCTGAAGGCGATCAAGCAAGGAATGAAGCGTTAG